A genomic region of Anopheles coustani chromosome 3, idAnoCousDA_361_x.2, whole genome shotgun sequence contains the following coding sequences:
- the LOC131272867 gene encoding uncharacterized protein LOC131272867: MTEASSSLRLRPLTKENILFYYFPLKGMVSYAALSVNVMNPSIAIKLLPKRDVTNFLLLHTIFGTTLYMYSRPHLKALPSNKRVAYSICGSVLFSFGSVLVWAVLRSAIPRNQGLSTALGLSSGLLIAKLSYDYLENNDSQAVVKKN; the protein is encoded by the exons ATGACTGAAGCCAGCTCCTCGCTTCGTCTGCGGCCATtaacgaaggaaaacattctTTTCTACTATTTTCCACTGAAGGGTATGGTCAGTTATGCGGCGTTGTCCGTCAACGTAATGAACCCTTCGATCGCGATCAA ATTGCTGCCCAAGCGAGATGTGACGAACTTCCTGTTACTGCATACCATTTTCGGCACCACGCTGTATATGTACAGCCGGCCGCATCTGAAAGCTTTGCCATCGAACAAACGTGTAGCGTACAGTATCTGCGGATCGGTACTGTTCAGTTTCGGTTCGGTGCTTGTGTGGGCAGTGCTCCGGTCAGCCATTCCCCGCAACCAGGGCCTTTCGACTGCGCTCGGCCTTTCGTCGGGACTGCTCATTGCAAAACTGTCGTACGATTATCTGGAGAACAACGATAGCCAAGCTGTCGTGAAGAAGAACTAA
- the LOC131261383 gene encoding RING-type E3 ubiquitin-protein ligase PPIL2 encodes MGKKQHQKDKMYLTYTEWSEFYGGHKPDSVENEAIKFKRLPFDHCCLSMVPFEHPYCDKDGNVFELAAIVEFLKKFKVNPVTGAALDGKSLVKLNFTKNHEDAYHCPTLFKPFTKNSHIVANGKTGNVFSWEAIEQLNIKTKNWKDLLDDTPFTRKDFITIQDPGNLDKFNISNFHHIKKKLRVPTEEELAEQKDPQGRLKTISHETKDILTQLEKDYKAPEEKKEERLVADKFNAAHYSTGAVAASFTSTAMVPVSNHEAAIIDDDIVRYERVKKKGYVRLLTNFGALNLELYCEQVPKTCENFLRHCASGYYNGCLFHRSIRNFMLQGGDPTGVGNGGTSAWGKKFADEIKPNLSHSGRGILSMANSGPNTNGSQFFITYRSCKHLDGKHTIFGKLVGGLEVLTEMERIEVDNRDRPIENIFIQRAQVFVDPFQEVDEQLAKERAEELERVKREAEEKRNKVAGKKSGQPLKVFRSGVGKYLDTSVTKVLPEPSPKTGGSGLGETSTQAKKRKVANGTNGFGNFSSW; translated from the exons atgggTAAAAAACAGCATCAAAAGGATAAAAT GTACCTTACGTACACCGAGTGGTCGGAGTTTTATGGAGGCCACAAACCTGACTCGGTCGAAAATGAAGCGATCAAATTCAAACGCCTTCCTTTCGATCACTGCTGCCTTTCGATGGTTCCCTTCGAACATCCGTACTGCGATAAAGATGGCAACGTGTTTGAGCTGGCGGCGATTGTGgagtttttgaaaaagttcaaagTAAACCCTGTCACCGGAGCGGCCCTCGACGGAAAGTCGCTGGTAAAACTCAACTTCACCAAGAACCACGAAGATGCGTACCACTGCCCGACACTCTTCAAGCCGTTCACCAAAAACTCGCATATTGTTGCCAACGGAAAGACGGGCAATGTTTTTTCCTGGGAAGCGATCGAACAGCTGAACATCAAGACAAAAAACTGGAAGGATCTGCTGGACGATACACCGTTCACGAGGAAAGACTTTATCACCATCCAGGATCCGGGCAATCTGGACAAGTTTAACATTTCCAACTTTCACCACATCAAGAAGAAGCTTCGCGTGCCGACGGAAGAGGAATTGGCGGAGCAGAAGGACCCTCAGGGACGCCTGAAGACCATCTCCCACGAAACAAAAGATATTCTTACGCAGCTCGAGAAAGACTACAAAGCGCCCGAGGAGAAAAAGGAAGAGCGACTGGTGGCAGATAAGTTCAATGCGGCCCACTACTCGACCGGTGCGGTTGCCGCCTCGTTCACCTCGACCGCAATGGTTCCCGTGTCGAACCATGAAGCGGCCATCATCGATGACGACATTGTGAGGTACGAGCGCGTAAAGAAGAAGGGCTACGTCCGATTGCTTACCAACTTCGGGGCGCTTAACCTTGAGCTGTACTGCGAACAAGTGCCGAAAACATGCGAAAACTTCCTACGACACTGTGCAAGCGGTTACTACAACGGGTGCCTGTTCCATCGCTCCATCCGGAACTTTATGCTCCAGGGCGGCGATCCGACGGGTGTTGGCAATGGGGGAACATCGGCGTGGGGTAAAAAGTTTGCCGACGAAATCAAACCGAATCTGTCGCATTCCGGCCGGGGTATTCTTTCCATGGCCAACTCGGGACCTAACACAAACGGATCACAGTT TTTCATCACCTATCGTTCGTGCAAACACCTGGACGGAAAGCACACAATATTTGGCAAGCTTGTCGGTGGTTTGGAGGTGCTCACGGAGATGGAACGCATCGAGGTGGATAACCGAGATCGACCGATTGAAAACATCTTCATTCAGCGAGCGCAAGTGTTTGTGGATCCGTTCCAGGAGGTGGACGAGCAGCTGGCCAAGGAGCGAGCAGAAGAGTTGGAACGGGTAAAGCGTGAGGCCGAGGAAAAGCGGAACAAGGTGGCCGGTAAAAAGTCCGGCCAACCGTTGAAGGTGTTCCGATCGGGCGTGGGAAAATATTTGGACACGAGCGTAACAAAGGTATTACCAGAACCAAGTCCAAAGACTGGAGGAAGTGGCCTTGGGGAAACCTCGACGCAAGCTAAAAAGCGTAAAGTTGCGAATGGTACGAATGGCTTCGGAAATTTCAGTTCGTGGTAG
- the LOC131261384 gene encoding mitochondrial translation release factor in rescue, which yields MHYVRRIPLLVRFPSFFGNHVCGRPFSKAIADSRVPVLQEEDLEETFVRGSGPGGQAVAKTNNKVVLTHKPTGIVVQCHTTRSLFENRREARKVLIGKLDQLYNGEQSVAAQQQRIEQKKRTEATRRKQKLQAQKKAWKEREFGGSVPEEK from the coding sequence ATGCATTACGTTCGCCGTATTCCGCTGTTGGTTCGCTTTCCATCGTTCTTTGGTAATCATGTCTGCGGACGACCGTTCTCGAAAGCGATAGCCGACAGTCGTGTACCGGTTCTGCAGGAAGAAGACCTAGAGGAAACGTTCGTGAGGGGCAGTGGACCTGGCGGTCAGGCGGTGGCTAAAACGAACAACAAGGTCGTACTGACGCATAAGCCAACCGGCATTGTGGTACAATGTCATACCACTCGATCGCTGTTCGAAAATCGACGAGAGGCGCGCAAAGTGCTGATCGGTAAGCTGGACCAGCTGTACAACGGGGAGCAATCGGTGGCGGCACAACAGCAACGCATTGAACAGAAGAAACGGACGGAAGCTACCCGACGCAAGCAAAAGTTACAGGCACAGAAAAAGGCGTGGAAAGAGCGTGAGTTTGGAGGAAGTGTTCCGGAAGAAAAGTGA
- the LOC131261385 gene encoding mitochondrial ribosome and complex I assembly factor AltMIEF1 produces the protein MNIPSTSKRLVLSLYRDLLRYGAQLQYTDKDYFLARIRREFRQSASLTDPKEIEFSYKRGRALLDRARVI, from the exons ATGAACATCCCATCCACCTCGAAGAGGTTGGTACTTTCACTATACCGGGATCTATTGCGTTACGGAGCACAGCTGCAGTACACCGATAAAGATTACTTTTTAGCGCGCATTCGGCGTGAATTCCGCCAGTCGGCGTCGCTGACCGATCCGAAAGAGATAGAATTCTCGTACAAG AGAGGTCGGGCCTTACTAGACCGTGCTCGTGTTATCTAA
- the LOC131269409 gene encoding uncharacterized protein LOC131269409: MLEVVNYIMARTKQTARKSTGGKAPRKQLATKAARKSAPSTGGVKKPHRYRPGTVALREIRRYQKSTELLIRKLPFQRLVREIAQDFKTDLRFQSAAVAALQEASEAYLVGLFEDTNLCAIHAKRVTIMPKDIQLARRIRGERTMARTKQTARKSTGGKAPRKQLATKAARKSAPSTGGVKKPHRYRPGTVALREIRRYQKSTELLIRKLPFQRLVREIAQDFKTDLRFQSAAVAALQEASEAYLVGLFEDTNLCAIHAKRVTIMPKDIQLARRIRGERA, translated from the exons ATGCTTGAAGTTGTAAA CTACATCATGGCCCGTACCAAGCAGACCGCACGTAAGTCCACCGGAGGAAAGGCGCCCCGCAAGCAGCTGGCCACAAAGGCGGCCCGGAAGAGTGCGCCATCGACTGGCGGAGTGAAGAAGCCGCATCGTTACCGCCCGGGTACGGTGGCCCTGCGTGAAATCCGTCGTTACCAGAAATCGACGGAGTTGCTGATCCGCAAGCTGCCGTTCCAGCGTCTGGTGCGTGAAATTGCGCAGGATTTCAAGACGGATCTGCGCTTCCAGAGCGCAGCAGTGGCAGCCCTGCAGGAAGCCAGCGAAGCGTACCTTGTTGGTCTATTCGAGGACACGAATCTGTGCGCCATTCACGCGAAGCGCGTCACCATTATGCCGAAGGATATCCAGCTTGCTCGTCGTATCCGCGGAGAGCGG ACAATGGCCCGTACCAAGCAGACCGCACGTAAGTCCACCGGAGGAAAGGCGCCCCGCAAGCAGCTGGCCACAAAGGCGGCCCGGAAGAGTGCGCCATCGACCGGCGGAGTGAAGAAGCCGCATCGTTACCGCCCGGGTACGGTGGCCCTGCGTGAAATCCGTCGTTACCAGAAATCGACGGAGTTGCTGATCCGCAAGCTGCCGTTCCAGCGTCTGGTGCGTGAAATTGCGCAGGATTTCAAGACGGATCTGCGCTTCCAGAGCGCAGCAGTGGCAGCCCTGCAGGAGGCCAGCGAAGCGTACCTGGTCGGTCTATTCGAGGACACGAATCTGTGCGCCATTCACGCGAAGCGCGTCACCATTATGCCGAAGGATATCCAGCTTGCTCGTCGTATCCGCGGAGAGCGTGCTTAA